A stretch of Oreochromis aureus strain Israel breed Guangdong linkage group 11, ZZ_aureus, whole genome shotgun sequence DNA encodes these proteins:
- the LOC116331348 gene encoding solute carrier family 45 member 4-like isoform X2, whose amino-acid sequence MVPLKSNQTEMEMAAEGGDASRLPEIRRPKEEEAYDSENETDMDEEGRGVRIPLHRWVMHGAVMFGREFCYAMETALVTPVLLQIGLPEKYYSLTWFLSPILGLLFTPLIGSASDHCSLRWGRRRPFILGLCVGVLLGVALFLNGSLIGLSVGDTPNKHTIGIVLTVLGVVVLDFCADASEGPIRAYLLDVADTDEQDMALNIHAFSAGLGGAVGYMLGGLDWTGTALGQAFKSQEQVLFMFAAIIFMISVTLHMFSIPEQPFSPSNQVKDTENGDSTGQVSLKPAGRTLDVITEEDASAQARSRDDPESDPKEGEIDFLAVERVRSKSDSVLAMPDATIELDADLDPDTQNFMSETNFQPEMQGDLEDVFKLSDSCAEAPPSVRPQPPPDGMADVTPISSVLPELKDPANGHPSFQQTSWGSEDSQLKQAKPANGSEFPSVMKTHGTKPGNHTSSTRPRRPIYYRQPSFTFSYYGPVGAQRHRVRRTGHFSTQPITTSRSLNDLSIIQRHTDRRRLQLSASSLSSEGSSSEGGTDKGGSVRLLWLSMLKMPSQLWRLCVCHLLTWFSIIAEAVFYTDFMGQVIFQGDPKAPANSTELQNYHKGVQMGCWGLVVYAATAAVCSAILQKYLDHFDLSIRVIYILGTLGFSVGTAVMAIFPNVYVAMVMISSMGIISMSISYCPYALLGQYHEIKEYINHSPENTRRGFGIDCAILTCQVYISQILVASALGSVVEAVGSVRVIPIVASGGSFLGFLAACFLLIYPDLEPSSSEQDEDSVGFPGVEDQNAENTSEQTQALLKLTNTDTETESLNKENHSST is encoded by the exons ATGGTTCCCCTGAAGTCAAACCAGACTGAAATGGAGATGGCAGCTGAGGGTGGAGATGCTTCTCGTCTTCCAGAGATCAGAAGACCCAAGGAAGAAGAAGCATATGACAGTGAGAATGAGACAGACATGGATGAGGAAGGCAGAGGAGTACGAATCCCTCTGCATCGCTGGGTAATGCACGGGGCAGTGATGTTTGGACGTGAGTTTTGCTACGCAATGGAAACCGCCCTGGTAACACCAGTTCTGCTGCAAATAG GTCTTCCTGAAAAGTATTACAGTTTAACCTGGTTTCTCAGTCCTATCCTGGGTCTCCTCTTCACACCTCTGATTGGCTCAGCCAGTGACCACTGTAGTCTGCGATGGGGCAGGAGAAGACCATTCATTCTGGGTCTTTGTGTAGGTGTACTGCTGGGAGTAGCACTGTTTTTAAATGGTTCATTAATAG GCCTTTCCGTCGGCGACACTCCCAATAAGCATACTATCGGCATCGTTCTTACTGTGCTGGGCGTAGTGGTGCTGGACTTCTGCGCTGATGCCTCAGAGGGACCAATCAGAGCTTATCTGCTGGATGTTGCAGACACAGATGAGCAAGATATGGCGCTGAACATTCATGCATTCTCTGCTG GGCTTGGTGGAGCAGTAGGATACATGCTTGGAGGTCTAGACTGGACTGGCACAGCTCTGGGCCAAGCATTTAAATCACAGGAGCAGGTTCTCTTCATGTTTGCAGCCATCATCTTTATGATCTCTGTCACACTGCACATGTTCAGTATCCCTGAGCAGCCCTTCAGTCCATCAAACCAGGTTAAAGACACAGAAAATGGGGACTCTACTGGCCAGGTATCTTTGAAGCCAGCTGGCCGCACACTGGATGTAATTACAGAAGAGGATGCTTCTGCTCAAGCTCGATCTAGAGATGACCCTGAATCAGATCCTAAGGAAGGGGAAATTGACTTTCTTGCTGTGGAGCGAGTGAGGAGTAAAAGTGATTCAGTCTTAGCCATGCCAGATGCTACAATTGAGTTAGATGCAGACCTTGACCCAGACACACAAAATTTCATGTCAGAGACAAACTTTCAACCTGAAATGCAAGGAGACCTTGAAGATGTTTTCAAACTATCAGATTCCTGTGCTGAAGCCCCACCTTCTGTCAGACCACAACCCCCTCCTGATGGGATGGCTGACGTGACGCCTATAAGTTCAGTTTTACCTGAACTTAAAGATCCAGCAAATGGTCATCCGTCTTTCCAGCAGACCAGCTGGGGCTCAGAGGATTCCCAGTTGAAACAG GCCAAACCTGCCAATGGTTCTGAGTTCCCCAGTGTCATGAAAACCCATGGCACCAAGCCGGGAAACCATACATCCAGTACACGGCCACGCCGACCCATCTACTACAGACAA CCCTCATTTACTTTTTCATATTATGGTCCAGTGGGAGCACAACGGCATCGAGTGCGACGCACAGGACATTTCAGCACTCAGCCAATCACCACGTCCCGAAGTTTGAATGATTTAAGCATCATCCAGCGGCATACAGACAGACGACGGTTGCAGCTTTCAGCCAGCAGTCTGTCATCTGAGGGCTCCAGCAGTGAGGGAGGAACAGACAAGGGTGGGAGTGTACGGCTGCTGTGGTTGTCCATGTTGAAG ATGCCCAGTCAGCTCTGGAGATTATGTGTGTGTCACCTGCTCACATGGTTCTCCATTATAGCTGAAGCTGTGTTTTATACAGATTTCATGGGGCAGGTTATTTTCCAAGGAGACCCCAAG GCACCAGCCAATTCCACAGAGCTACAAAATTATCACAAAGGAGTACAGATGGGCTGCTGGGGACTGGTGGTTTatgctgctactgctgctgtctgctcCG CCATCCTTCAGAAGTATCTGGATCATTTTGATCTGAGCATTAGGGTCATTTACATTCTTGGAACTCTGGGATTCTCAGTCG GCACTGCAGTCATGGCAATCTTCCCTAATGTCTATGTTGCGATGGTGATGATCAGTAGCATGGGCATCATCTCCATGAGTATCTCCTACTGTCCCTATGCATTACTTGGCCAGTACCATGAAATCAAAGAG TACATTAACCACAGCCCAGAAAACACTCGAAGAGGTTTTGGGATTGATTGCGCTATTTTAACCTGCCAG GTTTACATCAGCCAGATTTTGGTTGCATCAGCACTTGGATCTGTGGTAGAGGCAGTTGGCAGTGTGCGTGTCATTCCCATTGTGGCCTCTGGGGGTTCTTTCCTTGGCTTTCTTGCAGCTTGTTTCCTTCTCATTTATCCTGATTTGGAGCCCAGCAGCTCAGAGCAGGACGAGGATTCGGTGGGTTTTCCTGGAGTAGAAGACCAGAATGCAGAAAATACCAGTGAGCAGACGCAGGCTCTGCTGAAACTCACAAACACAGATACAGAAACGGAGAGTCTGAATAAGGAGAACCACTCTTCTACCTGA
- the LOC116331348 gene encoding solute carrier family 45 member 4-like isoform X1, whose translation MVPLKSNQTEMEMAAEGGDASRLPEIRRPKEEEAYDSENETDMDEEGRGVRIPLHRWVMHGAVMFGREFCYAMETALVTPVLLQIGLPEKYYSLTWFLSPILGLLFTPLIGSASDHCSLRWGRRRPFILGLCVGVLLGVALFLNGSLIGLSVGDTPNKHTIGIVLTVLGVVVLDFCADASEGPIRAYLLDVADTDEQDMALNIHAFSAGLGGAVGYMLGGLDWTGTALGQAFKSQEQVLFMFAAIIFMISVTLHMFSIPEQPFSPSNQVKDTENGDSTGQVSLKPAGRTLDVITEEDASAQARSRDDPESDPKEGEIDFLAVERVRSKSDSVLAMPDATIELDADLDPDTQNFMSETNFQPEMQGDLEDVFKLSDSCAEAPPSVRPQPPPDGMADVTPISSVLPELKDPANGHPSFQQTSWGSEDSQLKQQAKPANGSEFPSVMKTHGTKPGNHTSSTRPRRPIYYRQPSFTFSYYGPVGAQRHRVRRTGHFSTQPITTSRSLNDLSIIQRHTDRRRLQLSASSLSSEGSSSEGGTDKGGSVRLLWLSMLKMPSQLWRLCVCHLLTWFSIIAEAVFYTDFMGQVIFQGDPKAPANSTELQNYHKGVQMGCWGLVVYAATAAVCSAILQKYLDHFDLSIRVIYILGTLGFSVGTAVMAIFPNVYVAMVMISSMGIISMSISYCPYALLGQYHEIKEYINHSPENTRRGFGIDCAILTCQVYISQILVASALGSVVEAVGSVRVIPIVASGGSFLGFLAACFLLIYPDLEPSSSEQDEDSVGFPGVEDQNAENTSEQTQALLKLTNTDTETESLNKENHSST comes from the exons ATGGTTCCCCTGAAGTCAAACCAGACTGAAATGGAGATGGCAGCTGAGGGTGGAGATGCTTCTCGTCTTCCAGAGATCAGAAGACCCAAGGAAGAAGAAGCATATGACAGTGAGAATGAGACAGACATGGATGAGGAAGGCAGAGGAGTACGAATCCCTCTGCATCGCTGGGTAATGCACGGGGCAGTGATGTTTGGACGTGAGTTTTGCTACGCAATGGAAACCGCCCTGGTAACACCAGTTCTGCTGCAAATAG GTCTTCCTGAAAAGTATTACAGTTTAACCTGGTTTCTCAGTCCTATCCTGGGTCTCCTCTTCACACCTCTGATTGGCTCAGCCAGTGACCACTGTAGTCTGCGATGGGGCAGGAGAAGACCATTCATTCTGGGTCTTTGTGTAGGTGTACTGCTGGGAGTAGCACTGTTTTTAAATGGTTCATTAATAG GCCTTTCCGTCGGCGACACTCCCAATAAGCATACTATCGGCATCGTTCTTACTGTGCTGGGCGTAGTGGTGCTGGACTTCTGCGCTGATGCCTCAGAGGGACCAATCAGAGCTTATCTGCTGGATGTTGCAGACACAGATGAGCAAGATATGGCGCTGAACATTCATGCATTCTCTGCTG GGCTTGGTGGAGCAGTAGGATACATGCTTGGAGGTCTAGACTGGACTGGCACAGCTCTGGGCCAAGCATTTAAATCACAGGAGCAGGTTCTCTTCATGTTTGCAGCCATCATCTTTATGATCTCTGTCACACTGCACATGTTCAGTATCCCTGAGCAGCCCTTCAGTCCATCAAACCAGGTTAAAGACACAGAAAATGGGGACTCTACTGGCCAGGTATCTTTGAAGCCAGCTGGCCGCACACTGGATGTAATTACAGAAGAGGATGCTTCTGCTCAAGCTCGATCTAGAGATGACCCTGAATCAGATCCTAAGGAAGGGGAAATTGACTTTCTTGCTGTGGAGCGAGTGAGGAGTAAAAGTGATTCAGTCTTAGCCATGCCAGATGCTACAATTGAGTTAGATGCAGACCTTGACCCAGACACACAAAATTTCATGTCAGAGACAAACTTTCAACCTGAAATGCAAGGAGACCTTGAAGATGTTTTCAAACTATCAGATTCCTGTGCTGAAGCCCCACCTTCTGTCAGACCACAACCCCCTCCTGATGGGATGGCTGACGTGACGCCTATAAGTTCAGTTTTACCTGAACTTAAAGATCCAGCAAATGGTCATCCGTCTTTCCAGCAGACCAGCTGGGGCTCAGAGGATTCCCAGTTGAAACAG CAGGCCAAACCTGCCAATGGTTCTGAGTTCCCCAGTGTCATGAAAACCCATGGCACCAAGCCGGGAAACCATACATCCAGTACACGGCCACGCCGACCCATCTACTACAGACAA CCCTCATTTACTTTTTCATATTATGGTCCAGTGGGAGCACAACGGCATCGAGTGCGACGCACAGGACATTTCAGCACTCAGCCAATCACCACGTCCCGAAGTTTGAATGATTTAAGCATCATCCAGCGGCATACAGACAGACGACGGTTGCAGCTTTCAGCCAGCAGTCTGTCATCTGAGGGCTCCAGCAGTGAGGGAGGAACAGACAAGGGTGGGAGTGTACGGCTGCTGTGGTTGTCCATGTTGAAG ATGCCCAGTCAGCTCTGGAGATTATGTGTGTGTCACCTGCTCACATGGTTCTCCATTATAGCTGAAGCTGTGTTTTATACAGATTTCATGGGGCAGGTTATTTTCCAAGGAGACCCCAAG GCACCAGCCAATTCCACAGAGCTACAAAATTATCACAAAGGAGTACAGATGGGCTGCTGGGGACTGGTGGTTTatgctgctactgctgctgtctgctcCG CCATCCTTCAGAAGTATCTGGATCATTTTGATCTGAGCATTAGGGTCATTTACATTCTTGGAACTCTGGGATTCTCAGTCG GCACTGCAGTCATGGCAATCTTCCCTAATGTCTATGTTGCGATGGTGATGATCAGTAGCATGGGCATCATCTCCATGAGTATCTCCTACTGTCCCTATGCATTACTTGGCCAGTACCATGAAATCAAAGAG TACATTAACCACAGCCCAGAAAACACTCGAAGAGGTTTTGGGATTGATTGCGCTATTTTAACCTGCCAG GTTTACATCAGCCAGATTTTGGTTGCATCAGCACTTGGATCTGTGGTAGAGGCAGTTGGCAGTGTGCGTGTCATTCCCATTGTGGCCTCTGGGGGTTCTTTCCTTGGCTTTCTTGCAGCTTGTTTCCTTCTCATTTATCCTGATTTGGAGCCCAGCAGCTCAGAGCAGGACGAGGATTCGGTGGGTTTTCCTGGAGTAGAAGACCAGAATGCAGAAAATACCAGTGAGCAGACGCAGGCTCTGCTGAAACTCACAAACACAGATACAGAAACGGAGAGTCTGAATAAGGAGAACCACTCTTCTACCTGA